A genomic segment from Rahnella aceris encodes:
- a CDS encoding efflux RND transporter periplasmic adaptor subunit produces the protein MTSAKTYSLLAVAIMAALAAGYVAGRHSPAAQTQASAAPAERKVLYWYDPMTPGQRFDKPGKSPFMDMDLMPRYADEATDDGGVTVSARQQQNLGMRSEKVQRRMISAPLNVYGTVSADERSLRTVAARANGLVEKLYVAASQQPVKKGQKLATLWIPDWTAAQQEYLAVRQLGDRSLTAAARQRLALQFMPEDILRRVDKTGQPQTRIDVVAPEDGYISLLSVREGAQVSATQPLFELTSLKQVWIVMDYPPSAASQIQIGGKITASADSQPGEIFHGTVSELLPDVDAVSRTLKARVVIDNPQEKLRPGMYLNLSPDVSAQTAVLAIAQEALIQTGSRNTVLLDDGNGHFTPQKVTIGVTRDGWTQVLSGLEEGQSVVTSGQFLIDSEASLRSALPATDAPAPDAHQHGGDL, from the coding sequence CGCAGGCTTCTGCTGCTCCGGCCGAACGCAAAGTGCTGTACTGGTATGACCCGATGACGCCCGGCCAGCGTTTCGATAAACCGGGCAAATCGCCCTTTATGGATATGGATCTGATGCCGCGTTACGCCGATGAAGCCACGGATGACGGCGGTGTGACGGTCAGCGCCCGTCAGCAGCAAAATCTCGGTATGCGCAGTGAAAAGGTACAGCGACGGATGATTTCCGCACCGCTTAATGTGTATGGCACGGTCAGCGCCGATGAACGCAGCCTGCGCACGGTCGCCGCGCGTGCGAATGGTTTAGTCGAAAAACTTTACGTCGCTGCCAGCCAGCAGCCTGTGAAAAAAGGTCAGAAACTGGCCACACTGTGGATCCCCGACTGGACCGCCGCGCAGCAGGAATATCTGGCCGTGCGTCAGCTTGGCGACCGCAGCCTGACTGCCGCCGCCCGTCAGCGGCTGGCTTTGCAGTTTATGCCGGAAGACATTCTGCGCCGCGTCGATAAAACCGGTCAGCCGCAAACCCGCATCGACGTGGTCGCGCCGGAAGACGGTTATATCAGCCTGCTTTCCGTGCGTGAAGGCGCGCAGGTCAGCGCCACACAGCCGCTGTTCGAACTGACCAGTCTGAAACAGGTTTGGATTGTGATGGATTATCCGCCTTCTGCCGCCAGTCAGATCCAGATCGGCGGCAAAATTACGGCCAGTGCCGACAGTCAGCCGGGCGAGATATTTCACGGTACGGTCAGCGAATTGCTGCCGGATGTGGATGCCGTCAGCCGTACGCTGAAAGCCCGCGTGGTGATTGATAATCCGCAGGAAAAACTGCGTCCCGGCATGTACCTGAATTTATCGCCAGATGTCAGTGCGCAGACGGCGGTTCTGGCCATTGCGCAGGAAGCGCTGATCCAGACCGGCAGCCGCAATACCGTGCTGCTCGACGACGGCAACGGACATTTCACCCCGCAGAAGGTCACCATCGGCGTGACGCGTGATGGCTGGACGCAGGTACTTTCAGGCCTGGAAGAAGGTCAGTCTGTTGTCACCTCCGGGCAGTTCCTGATCGACTCCGAAGCCAGCCTGCGCAGCGCACTGCCTGCCACCGACGCCCCGGCGCCGGACGCGCACCAGCACGGAGGTGATTTATGA
- a CDS encoding efflux RND transporter permease subunit: MIAAVIRWSLKNRLLVLLAALMMAGWGIWSLQKAPLDALPDLSDVQVIVRVSYPGKAPQIIEDQVTYPLTTTLLSVPGAKTVRGFSMFGDAYVYVLFDDGTDPYWARSRVLEYLSQVQSSLPAGAKASLGPDATGVGWIYEYALIDKTGKHSLEQLRALQDWTLRYDLKTVPNVSEVASIGGMVRQYQVVADPQRMRARGVTHQQLVTALQNANQESSGSLLEMGEAEYMVRTSGYLKSLEDFNNVVVTVNSGIPVLLADVATVRTGPELRRGVAELNGEGEVAGGVIVMRSGKNALETLKAVKERLHALARTLPAGVEIVPVYDRQPLIENAVETLSHKLLEEFAVVAVVCALFLFHFRSALVAIITLPLGILGAFIVMHYQGVSANIMSLGGIAIAIGAMVDAAIVMIENMHKVLEQWRHDHPGQQPASADYWKVSERAATEVGPALFCSLLIITLSFIPVFSLEAQEGRMFSPLAFTKTYAMAVSAGLGITLVPVLMGYFIRGKIPDENASPINRWLIAAYQPVLSAVLKRPKTTLLFSGLFLLVSLYPLAKLGSEFMPPLDEGDLLYMPSTLPGISAREAARLLQQTDRLIKTVPEVASVFGKAGRADSATDPAPLTMIETTIRFKPRDQWRPGMTPDKLVTELDNAVKLPGIANVWVPPIRNRLDMLATGIKSPVGIKVNGNNVAQIEQIAQQIEHIVKQVPGVTSALAERLEGGRYVDIDINRREAARYGVTVAELQSLVSTLVGGENIGETLEGRERYPINLRYPRELRDNVQALRDLPVLTASGAQVPLSALASVNVTDGPPMLKSENARLSDWIYVDLRGRDLKSAVEDMQQAVSQQVTLPEGVTVSWSGQFEYLERATAKLKIVLPVTLLIIFVLLYVTFSSVRDALLIMATLPFALTGGVWLLYLLSFNLSVAAAVGFIALAGVAAEFGVIMVLYLNQAVQRQQKAGGDMSEAELCDAIHHGAVLRVRPKAMTVATIMAGLLPIMWGGGTGSEVMQRIAAPMIGGMVSAPLLSMLVIPAVYLLMHRRRNKKV; encoded by the coding sequence ATGATTGCCGCTGTGATCCGCTGGTCGCTGAAGAACCGGCTGCTGGTGTTACTCGCCGCGCTGATGATGGCGGGCTGGGGCATCTGGTCATTGCAGAAAGCGCCGCTCGACGCCCTGCCGGATCTCTCCGATGTGCAGGTGATCGTGCGCGTAAGTTATCCGGGCAAGGCACCGCAAATCATCGAAGATCAGGTGACCTATCCGCTGACCACCACTCTGCTGTCAGTGCCCGGCGCGAAAACCGTGCGCGGCTTTTCGATGTTCGGTGATGCCTATGTTTATGTGTTGTTCGATGATGGTACCGATCCTTACTGGGCGCGCTCCCGCGTGCTGGAATACCTGAGTCAGGTTCAATCCTCACTGCCCGCCGGAGCCAAAGCCTCGCTGGGACCGGATGCCACCGGCGTCGGCTGGATCTATGAATACGCGCTGATCGACAAAACCGGCAAACACAGCCTCGAACAACTTCGCGCCCTGCAGGACTGGACGCTGCGTTATGACCTGAAAACCGTACCGAATGTCTCTGAGGTCGCCAGCATCGGCGGCATGGTGCGTCAGTATCAGGTAGTGGCCGATCCGCAACGGATGCGCGCCCGGGGCGTGACGCATCAGCAACTGGTGACCGCGCTGCAAAACGCTAATCAGGAAAGCAGTGGCTCGCTGCTGGAAATGGGCGAGGCCGAATACATGGTGCGCACCTCCGGCTATCTGAAAAGTCTGGAAGATTTCAACAATGTGGTCGTGACAGTCAACAGCGGTATTCCGGTGCTGCTGGCGGATGTCGCCACCGTCCGCACTGGCCCTGAACTGCGGCGCGGCGTGGCGGAACTTAACGGTGAAGGCGAAGTGGCGGGCGGCGTGATTGTTATGCGCTCGGGTAAAAATGCACTGGAAACCCTGAAGGCGGTGAAAGAGCGGCTACATGCCCTCGCCCGCACGCTGCCTGCGGGGGTTGAAATCGTGCCGGTCTACGATCGCCAGCCGCTGATTGAAAACGCCGTCGAAACGCTGTCGCATAAACTGCTGGAGGAATTCGCGGTAGTCGCAGTGGTCTGCGCGCTGTTTCTGTTCCATTTCCGCTCGGCGCTGGTGGCGATCATCACCCTGCCGCTCGGTATTCTCGGCGCGTTTATCGTCATGCATTATCAGGGGGTCAGCGCCAATATTATGTCGCTCGGCGGTATCGCGATTGCCATCGGCGCCATGGTCGATGCGGCGATTGTGATGATCGAGAATATGCATAAGGTGCTGGAGCAATGGCGGCACGATCATCCCGGCCAGCAGCCTGCGTCTGCGGATTACTGGAAGGTGTCTGAGCGTGCCGCCACGGAAGTGGGTCCGGCGCTGTTTTGCAGTTTGCTGATCATCACCCTGTCGTTTATTCCGGTGTTTTCGCTGGAAGCACAGGAAGGCCGGATGTTCTCCCCGCTGGCATTCACCAAAACCTACGCGATGGCGGTGTCTGCCGGGCTGGGCATCACCCTGGTGCCGGTGCTGATGGGCTATTTTATTCGTGGCAAAATTCCTGATGAAAACGCCAGCCCGATCAACCGCTGGTTGATTGCCGCCTACCAGCCGGTGCTTTCTGCCGTGCTGAAACGTCCGAAAACCACGCTGTTATTCAGCGGCCTGTTCCTGCTGGTGTCTCTGTATCCGCTGGCAAAACTGGGCAGTGAATTTATGCCGCCGCTCGATGAAGGCGACCTGCTGTATATGCCGTCGACGCTGCCGGGGATTTCAGCCCGCGAAGCCGCACGGTTGTTGCAGCAGACGGATCGGTTAATCAAAACTGTGCCCGAAGTCGCCAGTGTATTTGGCAAGGCCGGACGCGCCGACAGCGCCACCGACCCGGCGCCGCTGACCATGATCGAAACGACCATCCGCTTTAAACCGAGGGACCAGTGGCGACCGGGCATGACGCCGGACAAACTGGTGACAGAACTCGACAACGCGGTGAAATTGCCCGGCATCGCCAACGTCTGGGTACCGCCTATCCGCAACCGTCTCGACATGCTGGCCACCGGCATCAAAAGCCCGGTGGGCATCAAGGTGAACGGCAATAACGTTGCACAAATCGAGCAGATCGCCCAGCAGATCGAGCATATCGTGAAACAGGTGCCGGGCGTGACCTCGGCACTGGCCGAAAGGCTGGAAGGTGGCCGTTACGTCGATATTGATATTAACCGGCGTGAAGCAGCGCGTTACGGTGTCACGGTAGCTGAATTACAGTCGCTGGTCTCAACGCTGGTCGGCGGGGAAAATATCGGCGAAACGCTGGAAGGCCGCGAGCGTTATCCCATCAACCTGCGTTATCCGCGTGAGCTGCGCGACAACGTGCAGGCGCTGCGGGATTTACCGGTGCTGACCGCCTCCGGCGCACAGGTGCCGCTGTCGGCGCTGGCATCCGTCAACGTCACCGATGGCCCGCCGATGCTGAAAAGTGAGAACGCCCGTCTTTCAGACTGGATCTATGTGGATTTGCGCGGACGAGATTTGAAATCTGCCGTCGAAGACATGCAACAGGCGGTCAGCCAGCAGGTAACATTGCCGGAAGGGGTGACGGTCAGTTGGTCGGGGCAATTCGAGTATCTTGAACGCGCCACGGCAAAACTGAAAATCGTGCTACCGGTGACACTTTTGATCATCTTCGTCCTGTTATACGTGACGTTCAGCAGCGTGCGCGACGCCCTGCTGATCATGGCGACACTGCCGTTTGCCCTGACCGGTGGCGTCTGGCTGTTGTACCTGCTGAGTTTCAATCTGTCGGTCGCCGCCGCCGTCGGGTTTATCGCCCTGGCCGGGGTTGCCGCCGAGTTCGGGGTGATCATGGTGCTGTATCTGAATCAGGCGGTGCAACGTCAGCAAAAAGCCGGCGGGGATATGAGTGAGGCAGAACTGTGCGACGCCATTCACCACGGTGCGGTGTTGCGCGTCCGGCCAAAAGCCATGACTGTTGCCACTATCATGGCGGGTTTACTGCCGATCATGTGGGGCGGCGGAACCGGTTCAGAAGTGATGCAGCGTATTGCCGCGCCGATGATCGGCGGCATGGTGAGTGCCCCGTTGTTGTCGATGCTGGTGATTCCGGCGGTGTATTTGCTGATGCATCGGAGAAGGAATAAAAAAGTTTAA